A DNA window from Labrus mixtus chromosome 4, fLabMix1.1, whole genome shotgun sequence contains the following coding sequences:
- the ampd3b gene encoding AMP deaminase 3b isoform X1, with translation MKKSNTPLCKQQSSPCFGKEMPRLFPKISMCDVDERVRLMAEKVYASALKEEDNKDAMAMFTVPEDCPIGLHEDRERALKKELAEQQSQESTKRKKNFMLKRSQSVCLQIPVPGDWAMSMVSTMFSQNTTDSSLPKGFPDFQRVTISGDYCAGITVEDYEQAAQSLLGAMFIREKYSRLAYHRFPKTIAQFLRSAKNETWQEENEILPDIWPCPREGEDPYSMEGIPENLNYELQMKDGIVHVYDNAEALKQQQPHSLPYPDLETFAIDLSHVLAMIADGPTKTYCHRRLNFLASKFYLHEMMNEMAELKELKLVPHRDFYNVRKVDTHIHAAACMNQKHLLKFIKTTYQTEADRVISEKGGKKLTLKEVFDNLHMDPYDLTVDSLDVHAGRQTFHRFDKFNSKYNPVGASELREIYLKTDNYIKGEFFARLVKEVSKDLEESKYQHAEPRLSIYGRSASEWESLATWFIQHKVHSPNMRWMIQVPRIYDIFKSKKLVPNFAKMLENVFLPLFEATINPQKHKAIHVFLKYVTGFDSVDDESKHSDHIFSYKSPKPEGWTTDDNPPYTYYLFYMYANIMVLNNLRKERGLNTFQFRPHCGEAGSITHLVSAFLTADNISHGLNLKKSPVLQYLYYLAQVPIAMSPLSNNSLFLEYSKNPLREFLQKGLCVSLSTDDPMQFHYTKEALMEEYAIAAQLWKLSTCDLCEIARNSVLQSGLSHQEKKHFIGSNYLQGGPEGNDIRRTNVAQIRMAYRHETLCNELSFLVDAVKADVGTSPTE, from the exons atgaagaaaagcaATACGCCTCTGTGTAAGCAGCAGTCTTCACCCTGCTTTGGGAAAG AAATGCCACGGCTATTCCCCAAAATTTCAATGTGTGATGTGGATGAGAGGGTCCGACTGATGGCAGAGAAGGTGTATGCCTCTGCCCTGAAAGAGGAAGACAATAAGGATGCTATGGCAATGTTTACCGTGCCCGAAGACTGTCCCATCGGACTGCATGAGGACAGGGAGAGGGCCCTGAAGAAGGAGCTGGCAGAGCAGCAGTCCCAGGAGTCTACCAAGAG GAAGAAGAATTTCATGTTGAAGCGCTCGCAGTCGGTATGTTTGCAGATACCTGTCCCTGGGGACTGGGCCATGTCTATGGTGTCTACAATGTTCTCCCAAAACACAACTGACTCTTCTCTACCAAAAGGCTTTCCAGATTTCCAGAGAGTAACCATCAGTGGAGATTACTGTGCGGGG ATCACAGTTGAAGATTATGAGCAGGCAGCCCAAAGTCTCCTTGGGGCGATGTTCATCAGAGAAAAATACTCCAGGTTGGCCTACCATCGCTTCCCTAAGACCATCGCACAGTTTCTCCGTAGTGCAAAGAATGAGACATGGCAGGAGGAGAATGAAATCTTGCCAG ACATCTGGCCCTGTCCTCGTGAAGGGGAGGACCCTTACTCCATGGAGGGTATTCCAGAGAACCTGAACTACGAGCTGCAGATGAAGGATGGCATAGTTCATGTTTACGACAACGCTGAGGCCCTGAAACAACAGCAGCCCCACAGCCTACCTTACCCTGACCTTGAGACCTTTGCCATAGACCTAAGCCATGTCCTtgcaatgatagctgacggccCAAC TAAGACCTACTGTCACAGGCGGCTGAACTTCTTGGCCTCTAAATTCTACCTTCATGAGATGATGAATGAAATGGCAGAGTTAAAGGAGCTGAAATTAGTTCCACACAGAGACTTCTACAACGTCAGAAAG gtggacacacacattcacgctGCAGCATGCATGAACCAGAAGCATCTGCTGAAATTCATAAAAACCACTTACCAGACAGAGGCTGATCGCGTGATCTCGGAGAAGGGCGGTAAGAAGCTCACGCTCAAAGAGGTCTTCGACAACCTTCACATGGACCCCTATGACCTCACCGTGGACTCTCTGGATGTGCATGCT GgaagacaaacatttcatcGGTTTGACAAGTTTAACTCCAAATACAATCCCGTGGGAGCCAGTGAGCTGCGAGAGATCTACTTGAAAACCGACAACTACATCAAAGGAGAATTCTTTGCACGTCTCGTGAAG GAAGTTTCCAAAGACCTGGAGGAGAGTAAGTACCAGCATGCTGAGCCACGTCTGTCCATTTATGGCCGCTCTGCCAGCGAGTGGGAGAGCCTAGCAACTTGGTTCATCCAGCACAAGGTCCACTCACCCAACATGAGATGGATGATCCAAGTTCCAAGGATCTA TGACATTTTCAAGTCAAAGAAATTAGTGCCAAACTTTGCAAAGATGCTGGAGAACGTCTTCCTCCCACTCTTCGAGGCTACAATCAACCCACAAAAGCACAAAGCAATACATGTTTTCCTGAAATAT GTAACAGGGTTTGACAGTGTGGATGATGAGTCCAAACACAGCGACCACATTTTCTCTTACAAAAGCCCAAAGCCAGAAGGTTGGACAACAGATGACAACCCTCCATACACCTACTACCTGTTCTACATGTATGCCAACATCATGGTGCTCAACAACCTGCGCAA GGAGCGAGGACTAAACACGTTCCAATTTCGCCCACACTGTGGGGAGGCTGGCTCCATCACCCACCTGGTCTCTGCCTTCCTAACAGCTGACAACATCTCCCATGGACTCAACCTCAAAAAG AGTCCAGTGCTGCAGTACCTGTACTACCTTGCCCAGGTCCCTATCGCCATGTCCCCACTGAGCAACAACAGCCTGTTCCTGGAGTACTCCAAGAACCCTCTACGAGAGTTTCTACAGAAGGGCCTTTGTGTGTCCCTGTCAACTGATGACCCCATGCAGTTCCACTACACCAAG GAGGCCTTGATGGAGGAGTACGCTATTGCTGCCCAGCTGTGGAAGTTGAGCACCTGTGACTTGTGTGAGATAGCCAGAAACAGTGTACTGCAGAGCGGACTTTCACATCAG GAGAAGAAACACTTCATTGGATCCAACTACCTACAAGGTGGACCGGAAGGCAACGACATTCGACGGACGAACGTGGCACAAATCCGCATGGCATACCGGCATGAGACACTGTGCAACGAGCTCAGTTTTCTAGTGGATGCAGTAAAGGCGGATGTTGGAACCAGTCCAACTGAATGA
- the ampd3b gene encoding AMP deaminase 3b isoform X2 produces MAKISGEEMPRLFPKISMCDVDERVRLMAEKVYASALKEEDNKDAMAMFTVPEDCPIGLHEDRERALKKELAEQQSQESTKRKKNFMLKRSQSVCLQIPVPGDWAMSMVSTMFSQNTTDSSLPKGFPDFQRVTISGDYCAGITVEDYEQAAQSLLGAMFIREKYSRLAYHRFPKTIAQFLRSAKNETWQEENEILPDIWPCPREGEDPYSMEGIPENLNYELQMKDGIVHVYDNAEALKQQQPHSLPYPDLETFAIDLSHVLAMIADGPTKTYCHRRLNFLASKFYLHEMMNEMAELKELKLVPHRDFYNVRKVDTHIHAAACMNQKHLLKFIKTTYQTEADRVISEKGGKKLTLKEVFDNLHMDPYDLTVDSLDVHAGRQTFHRFDKFNSKYNPVGASELREIYLKTDNYIKGEFFARLVKEVSKDLEESKYQHAEPRLSIYGRSASEWESLATWFIQHKVHSPNMRWMIQVPRIYDIFKSKKLVPNFAKMLENVFLPLFEATINPQKHKAIHVFLKYVTGFDSVDDESKHSDHIFSYKSPKPEGWTTDDNPPYTYYLFYMYANIMVLNNLRKERGLNTFQFRPHCGEAGSITHLVSAFLTADNISHGLNLKKSPVLQYLYYLAQVPIAMSPLSNNSLFLEYSKNPLREFLQKGLCVSLSTDDPMQFHYTKEALMEEYAIAAQLWKLSTCDLCEIARNSVLQSGLSHQEKKHFIGSNYLQGGPEGNDIRRTNVAQIRMAYRHETLCNELSFLVDAVKADVGTSPTE; encoded by the exons ATGGCCAAAATCTCAGGAGAAG AAATGCCACGGCTATTCCCCAAAATTTCAATGTGTGATGTGGATGAGAGGGTCCGACTGATGGCAGAGAAGGTGTATGCCTCTGCCCTGAAAGAGGAAGACAATAAGGATGCTATGGCAATGTTTACCGTGCCCGAAGACTGTCCCATCGGACTGCATGAGGACAGGGAGAGGGCCCTGAAGAAGGAGCTGGCAGAGCAGCAGTCCCAGGAGTCTACCAAGAG GAAGAAGAATTTCATGTTGAAGCGCTCGCAGTCGGTATGTTTGCAGATACCTGTCCCTGGGGACTGGGCCATGTCTATGGTGTCTACAATGTTCTCCCAAAACACAACTGACTCTTCTCTACCAAAAGGCTTTCCAGATTTCCAGAGAGTAACCATCAGTGGAGATTACTGTGCGGGG ATCACAGTTGAAGATTATGAGCAGGCAGCCCAAAGTCTCCTTGGGGCGATGTTCATCAGAGAAAAATACTCCAGGTTGGCCTACCATCGCTTCCCTAAGACCATCGCACAGTTTCTCCGTAGTGCAAAGAATGAGACATGGCAGGAGGAGAATGAAATCTTGCCAG ACATCTGGCCCTGTCCTCGTGAAGGGGAGGACCCTTACTCCATGGAGGGTATTCCAGAGAACCTGAACTACGAGCTGCAGATGAAGGATGGCATAGTTCATGTTTACGACAACGCTGAGGCCCTGAAACAACAGCAGCCCCACAGCCTACCTTACCCTGACCTTGAGACCTTTGCCATAGACCTAAGCCATGTCCTtgcaatgatagctgacggccCAAC TAAGACCTACTGTCACAGGCGGCTGAACTTCTTGGCCTCTAAATTCTACCTTCATGAGATGATGAATGAAATGGCAGAGTTAAAGGAGCTGAAATTAGTTCCACACAGAGACTTCTACAACGTCAGAAAG gtggacacacacattcacgctGCAGCATGCATGAACCAGAAGCATCTGCTGAAATTCATAAAAACCACTTACCAGACAGAGGCTGATCGCGTGATCTCGGAGAAGGGCGGTAAGAAGCTCACGCTCAAAGAGGTCTTCGACAACCTTCACATGGACCCCTATGACCTCACCGTGGACTCTCTGGATGTGCATGCT GgaagacaaacatttcatcGGTTTGACAAGTTTAACTCCAAATACAATCCCGTGGGAGCCAGTGAGCTGCGAGAGATCTACTTGAAAACCGACAACTACATCAAAGGAGAATTCTTTGCACGTCTCGTGAAG GAAGTTTCCAAAGACCTGGAGGAGAGTAAGTACCAGCATGCTGAGCCACGTCTGTCCATTTATGGCCGCTCTGCCAGCGAGTGGGAGAGCCTAGCAACTTGGTTCATCCAGCACAAGGTCCACTCACCCAACATGAGATGGATGATCCAAGTTCCAAGGATCTA TGACATTTTCAAGTCAAAGAAATTAGTGCCAAACTTTGCAAAGATGCTGGAGAACGTCTTCCTCCCACTCTTCGAGGCTACAATCAACCCACAAAAGCACAAAGCAATACATGTTTTCCTGAAATAT GTAACAGGGTTTGACAGTGTGGATGATGAGTCCAAACACAGCGACCACATTTTCTCTTACAAAAGCCCAAAGCCAGAAGGTTGGACAACAGATGACAACCCTCCATACACCTACTACCTGTTCTACATGTATGCCAACATCATGGTGCTCAACAACCTGCGCAA GGAGCGAGGACTAAACACGTTCCAATTTCGCCCACACTGTGGGGAGGCTGGCTCCATCACCCACCTGGTCTCTGCCTTCCTAACAGCTGACAACATCTCCCATGGACTCAACCTCAAAAAG AGTCCAGTGCTGCAGTACCTGTACTACCTTGCCCAGGTCCCTATCGCCATGTCCCCACTGAGCAACAACAGCCTGTTCCTGGAGTACTCCAAGAACCCTCTACGAGAGTTTCTACAGAAGGGCCTTTGTGTGTCCCTGTCAACTGATGACCCCATGCAGTTCCACTACACCAAG GAGGCCTTGATGGAGGAGTACGCTATTGCTGCCCAGCTGTGGAAGTTGAGCACCTGTGACTTGTGTGAGATAGCCAGAAACAGTGTACTGCAGAGCGGACTTTCACATCAG GAGAAGAAACACTTCATTGGATCCAACTACCTACAAGGTGGACCGGAAGGCAACGACATTCGACGGACGAACGTGGCACAAATCCGCATGGCATACCGGCATGAGACACTGTGCAACGAGCTCAGTTTTCTAGTGGATGCAGTAAAGGCGGATGTTGGAACCAGTCCAACTGAATGA
- the LOC132972882 gene encoding alpha-1,3-mannosyl-glycoprotein 4-beta-N-acetylglucosaminyltransferase C-like, whose amino-acid sequence MWKSVDKMRCFRKRSMLPFLGFLITLLFFNLYMDDGYVLEAEKRQLGESLMHPANSDRYVHTLRDLSNFSGTINVTYRYLAGIPLPRKKYLTIGLSSVKRKKGNYLLETIKSIFDQSSYEELKEIVVVVHLADFDLVWCENLVQEITRKFAHHIIAGRLLVIHTPEEYYPSLDGLKRNYNDPEDRVRFRSKQNVDYAFLLNFCTNLSHFYMMLEDDVRCSRNFLTALKKVITSRDGSYWVMLEFSKLGYIGKLYHSRDLPRLAHFLLMFYQEMPCDWLLIHFRGLLAQKDVIRFKPSLFQHMGYYSSYKGAENKLKDDDFEEDSIDIPDNPPASLYTNINVFENYDATKAYSSIVDEYFWGKPPCTGDFFVIIFNKSTKISRIKIVTGTEDRQNDILHHGAVEVGQKSVETKQGRQCSSYITLGEFKGGSIEVTNVDHKIGFDIECVRIVVTANQKEWLIIRTISLWTTQPVSQFKK is encoded by the exons ATGTGGAAGTCTGTGGATAAGATGAGGTGTTTCAGGAAACGCTCCATGCTGCCCTTCCTCGGCTTCCTCATCACCCTGCTCTTCTTCAACCTCTACATGGATGACGGATATGTGCTG GAGGCAGAGAAGAGACAGCTGGGAGAGTCGCTGATGCATCCTGCAAACTCTGACAGATACGTCCACACACTCAGAGATCTGTCCAATTTCTCAGGGACTATAAATGTGACATATCGCTACCTTGCAGGAATCCCTTTGCCACGCAAAA AGTATCTTACTATTGGTTTGTCATCTGTCAAGAGGAAGAAGGGGAATTACCTTCTAGAGACGATCAAATCCATCTTTGATCAGTCCAGTTACGAGGAACTCAAAGAGATTGTGGTTGTGGTCCACCTGGCAGACTTTGACCTGGTGTGGTGTGAAAACCTGGTGCAGGAAATCACCAGAAAGTTTGCTCATCACATCATAGCGGGACGCCTTCTGGTGATTCACACTCCAGAGGAGTATTATCCGTCTCTGGACGGGTTAAAAAGGAACTACAACGACCCGGAGGACAGGGTTCGTTTCCGCTCCAAGCAGAACGTGGACTACGCTTTCCTCCTGAACTTCTGCACAAACCTCTCTCACTTCTACATGATGTTAGAGGACGACGTGCGCTGCTCCAGGAACTTCCTGACGGCGCTGAAGAAGGTGATCACCTCCAGAGACGGCTCCTACTGGGTGATGCTGGAGTTCTCCAAGCTGGGCTACATCGGGAAGCTGTACCACTCCAGAGACCTTCCTCGTCTGGCTCACttcctcctcatgttctacCAGGAGATGCCCTGCGACTGGCTCCTCATCCACTTCAGGGGTCTGCTGGCTCAGAAGGACGTGATCCGCTTTAAGCCCTCGTTGTTCCAGCACATGGGCTACTACTCCTCTTACAAAGGAGCCGAGAACAAACTGAAGGACGACGACTTTGAAGAAGACTCCATCGACATTCCTGACAACCCTCCTGCCAGCCTTTACACAAACATCAACGTCTTTGAGAACTATGACGCCACAAAGGCTTACAGCAGCATCGTTGATGAGTACTTTTGGGGGAAGCCTCCGTGCACAGGAGACTTCTTTGTCATAATCTTTAATAAGTCGACTAAAATCAGCAGAATAAAGATTGTGACGGGCACAGAGGACAGACAGAACGATATTCTCCACCATGGAGCTGTGGAAGTGGGGCAGAAGTCTGTGGAAACTAAACAGGGGCGGCAGTGTTCATCTTACATCACGTTAGGAGAGTTTAAAGGTGGAAGTATTGAGGTTACCAACGTGGACCACAAGATAGGCTTTGACATCGAGTGTGTTCGAATCGTtgtgacagccaatcagaaagaaTGGCTCATCATAAGAACTATCAGCTTATGGACCACACAGCCCGTCAGTCAGTTTAAGAAGTAA
- the rnf141 gene encoding RING finger protein 141, whose translation MGQQLSGQGVMTRLPEKLVKHAGLVRDSGYLTYEEFLARVSELNDVTAKLASGQQKHLLFEVQPGSDATALWKVAVRVLCTKINKENGMVEASRIMNLYQFIQLYRDVTSQAAEVLSAEGATEGPSAQLPSTESCQASMWMGRVKQLTDKEECCICMDGNADLILPCAHSFCQKCIDKWSGQCRNCPICRLQVTAANESWVMPDFPTEDDMAGYILNLADEAGHPHRP comes from the exons ATGGGCCAGCAGCTCTCAGGTCAGGGGGTGATGACCCGTCTGCCTGAGAAGCTGGTGAAACATGCTGGACTTGTACGTGACAGCGGCTACCTAACGTACGAGGAGTTTCTGGCAAGAGTTTCTGAACTTAACGACGT TACGGCCAAGTTAGCGTCTGGGCAGCAGAAGCACCTTCTGTTTGAGGTGCAGCCAGGATCCGATGCCACAGCCCTGTGGAAAGTGGCTGTTAGGGTCCTCTGTACCAAG ATCAACAAAGAGAATGGTATGGTGGAAGCATCACGCATCATGAACCTGTACCAGTTTATCCAGCTGTACCGTGATGTCACCAGCCAGGCTGCTGAGGTgctgtctgcagagggcgccacCGAGGGCCCCTCTGCCCAGCTCCCCTCCACAGAGTCCTGCCAGGCCAGCATGTGGATGGGCAG AGTGAAGCAGCTGACTGATAAGGAGGAGTGCTGCATCTGCATGGATGGAAACGCCGACCTTATTCTGCCCTGCGCACATAGCTTCTGTCAGAAGTGCATCGATAAATG GAGCGGGCAGTGCCGCAACTGTCCAATATGTCGCCTGCAAGTTACCGCTGCCAATGAATCATGGGTAATGCCTGATTTCCCCACAGAGGACGACATGGCTGGATACATCCTCAACTTGGCGGACGAGGCGGGCCACCCACACAGGCcttaa